The Agrococcus carbonis genome has a window encoding:
- the rplW gene encoding 50S ribosomal protein L23 produces MSGYNKDPRDIIIRPIVSEKSYALIDMGSYTFEVDPRASKTEIKLAIEKIFGVKVERVNTLNRVGKTRRTRFGMGKRKDTKRAIVKLKSGSIDIFTAVG; encoded by the coding sequence ATGAGCGGCTACAACAAGGACCCTCGCGACATCATCATCCGACCGATCGTGTCGGAGAAGAGCTACGCGCTCATCGACATGGGCAGCTACACCTTCGAGGTCGACCCCCGCGCCTCGAAGACCGAGATCAAGCTCGCGATCGAGAAGATCTTCGGCGTCAAGGTGGAGCGCGTCAACACCCTCAACCGCGTCGGCAAGACGCGCCGCACCCGCTTCGGCATGGGCAAGCGCAAGGACACCAAGCGCGCCATCGTGAAGCTGAAGTCCGGCTCGATCGACATCTTCACGGCTGTCGGCTGA
- the rplR gene encoding 50S ribosomal protein L18, with translation MGIGTRGKSKSAARGRRHARLRKKIVGTASVPRMVVTRSARHVFVQVVDDSKGITVASASTMEADLRGLDGDKTAKAKRVGELIAERAKAAGVETVVFDRGGNRYAGRVAAIADGAREAGLGL, from the coding sequence ATGGGCATCGGTACCCGAGGCAAGAGCAAGTCGGCTGCCCGCGGCCGTCGTCACGCGCGCCTCCGCAAGAAGATCGTCGGCACCGCGTCGGTGCCGCGCATGGTCGTCACCCGTTCGGCACGCCACGTGTTCGTGCAGGTCGTCGACGACTCGAAGGGCATCACCGTCGCCTCGGCGTCGACCATGGAGGCCGACCTCCGCGGTCTCGACGGCGACAAGACGGCGAAGGCCAAGCGCGTCGGCGAGCTGATCGCCGAGCGCGCCAAGGCAGCGGGCGTCGAGACGGTCGTGTTCGACCGCGGCGGCAACCGCTACGCCGGCCGCGTCGCCGCGATCGCCGATGGCGCACGAGAGGCAGGGCTGGGACTGTGA
- the rpmD gene encoding 50S ribosomal protein L30 — MSKLKITQTKSVISEKQYQRDTLRSLGLKRIGQSVEREDTQQNRGYVNTVRHLVEVEEIEND; from the coding sequence GTGAGCAAGCTGAAGATCACGCAGACGAAGTCCGTGATCAGCGAGAAGCAGTACCAGCGTGACACGCTGCGCTCGCTGGGCCTCAAGCGCATCGGCCAGTCGGTCGAGCGCGAGGACACCCAGCAGAACCGCGGCTACGTCAACACGGTGCGCCACCTCGTCGAGGTCGAGGAGATCGAGAATGACTGA
- the rpsS gene encoding 30S ribosomal protein S19 produces MPRSLKKGPFVDDHLLTKVVRQNEAGSKNVIKTWSRRSMIVPAMLGHTIAVHDGRKHIPVFVTETMVGHKLGEFAPTRTFRGHVKDDKKGRRR; encoded by the coding sequence ATGCCCCGCAGCCTCAAGAAGGGTCCGTTCGTCGACGACCACCTCCTCACCAAGGTGGTTCGCCAGAACGAGGCCGGCAGCAAGAACGTCATCAAGACGTGGTCGCGCCGCTCGATGATCGTCCCGGCCATGCTCGGCCACACGATCGCCGTGCACGACGGCCGCAAGCACATCCCGGTCTTCGTCACCGAGACGATGGTCGGCCACAAGCTGGGCGAGTTCGCGCCCACCCGCACCTTCCGCGGTCACGTGAAGGACGACAAGAAGGGCCGTCGCCGCTAA
- the rpsE gene encoding 30S ribosomal protein S5 → MSEENKDTQVTDTTQPAAAGAPAAEAASTDHRDEPREQRRGSRDRGTRNERGRRDDRSENQFLERVVTINRVSKVVKGGRRFSFTALVVVGDGDGMVGVGYGKAREVPTAISKGVEEAKKNFFRVPRIAKTIPHPVQGEAAAGVVLLRPAAAGTGVIAGGPVRAVLECAGIHDVLSKSLGSSNSINIVHATVEALRMLEEPRAVAARRGLDVDRVVPERLLRAEAAHTKHEAEIAKAASK, encoded by the coding sequence GTGAGCGAAGAGAACAAGGACACGCAGGTGACGGACACCACGCAGCCGGCCGCGGCCGGCGCACCCGCCGCTGAGGCCGCGTCGACGGACCACCGCGACGAGCCCCGCGAGCAGCGTCGCGGCAGCCGCGACCGCGGCACCCGCAACGAGCGCGGCCGTCGCGACGACCGCTCGGAGAACCAGTTCCTCGAGCGCGTCGTGACCATCAACCGCGTCTCGAAGGTCGTCAAGGGCGGCCGCCGCTTCAGCTTCACGGCGCTCGTCGTCGTGGGTGACGGCGACGGCATGGTCGGCGTCGGCTACGGCAAGGCCCGCGAGGTCCCGACGGCCATCTCGAAGGGCGTTGAGGAGGCGAAGAAGAACTTCTTCCGCGTGCCCCGCATCGCCAAGACGATCCCGCACCCCGTGCAGGGCGAGGCCGCTGCCGGCGTCGTGCTGCTGCGCCCCGCCGCCGCCGGTACCGGCGTCATCGCGGGCGGCCCCGTGCGCGCCGTCCTCGAGTGCGCCGGCATCCACGACGTCCTGAGCAAGTCGCTCGGCTCGTCGAACTCCATCAACATCGTCCACGCGACGGTGGAGGCGCTGCGGATGCTCGAGGAGCCCCGCGCCGTCGCCGCCCGTCGCGGCCTCGACGTCGACCGCGTCGTGCCGGAGCGCCTGCTCCGCGCCGAGGCGGCCCACACGAAGCACGAGGCTGAGATCGCGAAGGCGGCATCCAAGTGA
- the rplV gene encoding 50S ribosomal protein L22, which produces MVESIARVRHIRVTPQKARRVVDMIRGKQAEEALAILKFAPQGASEPVYKLVASAMANARVKADATNEFLDEQDLYVSRAFVDEGTTLKRFQPRAQGRAFRINKRTSHITVVLATPTTEDEK; this is translated from the coding sequence ATGGTTGAGTCGATCGCTCGCGTTCGTCACATCCGCGTGACCCCTCAGAAGGCCCGCCGCGTCGTCGACATGATCCGCGGCAAGCAGGCCGAGGAGGCCCTCGCGATCCTGAAGTTCGCCCCGCAGGGCGCCTCGGAGCCGGTCTACAAGCTCGTCGCCTCGGCGATGGCGAACGCCCGGGTCAAGGCCGACGCGACGAACGAGTTCCTCGACGAGCAGGACCTCTACGTGTCCCGCGCATTCGTCGACGAGGGCACCACGCTCAAGCGGTTCCAGCCGCGTGCACAGGGTCGCGCGTTCCGCATCAACAAGCGGACGAGCCACATCACCGTCGTGCTCGCGACGCCGACCACGGAGGACGAGAAGTAA
- the rplB gene encoding 50S ribosomal protein L2, whose translation MAIRKYKPTTPGRRGSSVADFAEITRSTPEKSLLKPLPKTGGRNNTGRITTRHIGGGHKRQYRVIDFKRNDKDGINARVAHIEYDPNRTARIALLHFEDGTKRYILAPNKLKQGDVVESGAGADIKPGNNLPMRNIPTGTVIHNVELRPGGGAKMARSAGASVRLVAKDGPYAQLRLPSGEIRNVDARCRATIGEVGNAEQSNINWGKAGRKRWLGVRPTVRGVAMNPVDHPHGGGEGKTSGGRHPVSPWGQAEGRTRRPNKPSDKLIVRRRSTGKKKR comes from the coding sequence ATGGCTATTCGCAAGTACAAGCCGACGACCCCGGGTCGTCGTGGCTCATCCGTCGCGGACTTCGCTGAGATCACCCGGTCGACGCCCGAGAAGTCGCTGCTGAAGCCGCTGCCCAAGACGGGTGGCCGCAACAACACCGGTCGCATCACCACCCGCCACATCGGCGGCGGTCACAAGCGCCAGTACCGCGTCATCGACTTCAAGCGCAACGACAAGGACGGCATCAACGCCCGCGTCGCGCACATCGAGTACGACCCGAACCGCACGGCGCGCATCGCGCTGCTGCACTTCGAGGACGGCACGAAGCGCTACATCCTGGCCCCGAACAAGCTCAAGCAGGGCGACGTCGTGGAGTCGGGTGCCGGCGCCGACATCAAGCCGGGCAACAACCTCCCGATGCGCAACATCCCCACCGGCACGGTGATCCACAACGTGGAGCTCCGTCCCGGCGGCGGGGCCAAGATGGCCCGCTCGGCGGGTGCCTCGGTGCGCCTCGTCGCGAAGGACGGCCCCTACGCGCAGCTCCGCCTGCCGTCGGGCGAGATCCGCAACGTCGACGCGCGCTGCCGCGCGACGATCGGCGAGGTCGGCAATGCCGAGCAGTCGAACATCAACTGGGGCAAGGCCGGCCGCAAGCGCTGGCTGGGCGTGCGCCCGACGGTCCGCGGTGTCGCGATGAACCCGGTCGACCACCCGCACGGTGGTGGCGAGGGCAAGACGAGCGGTGGCCGCCACCCCGTCAGCCCGTGGGGTCAGGCAGAGGGTCGCACCCGCCGCCCCAACAAGCCGAGCGACAAGCTCATCGTCCGTCGCCGTTCGACCGGCAAGAAGAAGCGCTAG
- the rpsC gene encoding 30S ribosomal protein S3 translates to MGQKVNPYGFRLGITTDHVSRWFAESTKPGQRYADYVAEDVRIRKMLTTSLDRAGVARIEIERTRDRVRVDIHTARPGIVIGRRGAEAERIRADLEKLTGKQIQLNILEVKNPEGSAQLVAQGIAEQLSARVAFRRAMRKGLQSAQRAGAKGVKIRVSGRLGGAEMSRSESYREGRVPLHTLRSNIDYGFYEARTTFGRIGVKVWIYNGELTNRELAREQANQKPQRERRGPRRDAAPAAAGAEA, encoded by the coding sequence ATGGGACAGAAGGTCAACCCGTACGGCTTCCGCCTCGGCATCACCACCGACCACGTGTCGCGCTGGTTCGCCGAGTCGACCAAGCCGGGGCAGCGCTACGCCGACTACGTCGCCGAGGACGTCCGCATCCGCAAGATGCTGACGACGAGCCTCGACCGCGCTGGCGTCGCCCGCATCGAGATCGAGCGCACCCGCGACCGCGTTCGCGTCGACATCCACACCGCCCGCCCGGGCATCGTGATCGGCCGCCGCGGCGCCGAGGCCGAGCGCATCCGCGCCGACCTCGAGAAGCTCACCGGCAAGCAGATCCAGCTGAACATCCTCGAGGTCAAGAACCCCGAGGGCTCGGCCCAGCTCGTCGCGCAGGGCATCGCGGAGCAGCTGAGCGCCCGCGTGGCGTTCCGCCGCGCGATGCGCAAGGGTCTCCAGTCGGCGCAGCGCGCCGGCGCCAAGGGCGTCAAGATCCGCGTGTCGGGCCGTCTCGGCGGTGCCGAGATGAGCCGCAGCGAGTCGTACCGCGAGGGCCGTGTGCCGCTGCACACGCTGCGCTCGAACATCGACTACGGCTTCTACGAGGCCCGCACCACCTTCGGCCGCATCGGCGTGAAGGTCTGGATCTACAACGGTGAGCTCACCAACCGCGAGCTGGCTCGCGAGCAGGCGAACCAGAAGCCGCAGCGCGAGCGTCGGGGACCCCGTCGCGACGCCGCTCCGGCCGCAGCAGGAGCAGAGGCGTAA
- the rplP gene encoding 50S ribosomal protein L16, with protein sequence MLIPRRVKHRKQHHPSRRGQATGGTQVSFGEFGIQALTPAYVTNRQIEAARIAMTRHIKRGGKVWINIYPDRPLTKKPAETRMGSGKGSPEWWVANVKPGRVLFEVAGVNEELAREAMLRAIHKLPLKARIIKREEADA encoded by the coding sequence ATGCTTATCCCCCGTCGAGTCAAGCACCGCAAGCAGCACCACCCGTCGCGTCGCGGCCAGGCAACTGGCGGCACGCAGGTGTCGTTCGGCGAGTTCGGCATCCAGGCGCTCACGCCTGCGTACGTCACGAACCGCCAGATCGAGGCCGCACGTATCGCCATGACGCGCCACATCAAGCGCGGCGGCAAGGTGTGGATCAACATCTACCCCGACCGTCCGCTCACGAAGAAGCCCGCCGAGACCCGCATGGGCTCCGGCAAGGGCTCGCCCGAGTGGTGGGTCGCCAACGTCAAGCCGGGCCGCGTCCTGTTCGAGGTCGCCGGCGTCAACGAGGAGCTCGCGCGCGAGGCCATGCTGCGAGCCATCCACAAGCTGCCGCTCAAGGCACGCATCATCAAGCGCGAGGAGGCTGACGCATAA
- the rplX gene encoding 50S ribosomal protein L24, with product MASIKKGDLVQVIAGARQSRGGDRGKTGRVIEVLPEQNRVIVEGINLVTKHIKVGQTGRGTRTGGIETHEAPIHVSNVALVDPETKKPTRVRSEVKTVEKNGASIPQKIRVATKSGKEIKSND from the coding sequence ATGGCCAGCATCAAGAAGGGCGACCTCGTCCAGGTGATCGCCGGCGCGCGCCAGTCGCGCGGCGGTGACCGCGGCAAGACGGGTCGCGTGATCGAGGTCCTGCCCGAGCAGAACCGCGTGATCGTCGAGGGCATCAACCTCGTGACCAAGCACATCAAGGTCGGCCAGACCGGCCGCGGCACCCGCACGGGCGGCATCGAGACCCACGAGGCCCCGATCCACGTGTCGAACGTCGCGCTCGTCGACCCCGAGACCAAGAAGCCCACCCGCGTGCGCAGCGAGGTGAAGACCGTCGAGAAGAACGGCGCGTCCATCCCGCAGAAGATCCGCGTCGCGACGAAGTCGGGCAAGGAGATCAAGAGCAATGACTGA
- the rpsQ gene encoding 30S ribosomal protein S17 — protein MATTEQNQGDALQRGYRKSRIGYVVSDKMEKTVVVEVEDRVKHPLYGKVLRKSSKVKAHDEQNAAGIGDRVLIAETRPMSATKRWRIVEILEKAK, from the coding sequence ATGGCTACCACCGAGCAGAACCAGGGCGACGCCCTGCAGCGCGGCTACCGCAAGTCCCGCATCGGCTACGTCGTCTCCGACAAGATGGAGAAGACCGTCGTCGTCGAGGTCGAGGACCGCGTCAAGCACCCCCTCTACGGCAAGGTGCTGCGCAAGAGCTCGAAGGTCAAGGCGCACGACGAGCAGAACGCCGCCGGCATCGGCGACCGCGTGCTCATCGCCGAGACCCGTCCGATGAGCGCCACGAAGCGCTGGCGCATCGTCGAGATCCTCGAGAAGGCCAAGTAG
- the rplE gene encoding 50S ribosomal protein L5, with protein sequence MTDTAVRLPRLKQQYRATIVKQLQEEFGFSNVMQVPGLTKIVVNTGVGDAARDSKVIDGAIRDLTLITGQKPKVTAARKSIAQFKLRDGMPIGAHVTLRGDRMWEFLDRLLTLALPRIRDFRGLSPDQFDGNGNYTFGLTEQSVFHEIDQDKIDRVRGFDITVVTTAKSDDEGRALLKALGFPFKS encoded by the coding sequence ATGACTGACACCGCTGTGCGCCTGCCCCGCCTCAAGCAGCAGTACCGCGCGACGATCGTGAAGCAGCTCCAGGAGGAGTTCGGCTTCTCGAACGTCATGCAGGTGCCGGGCCTCACCAAGATCGTCGTGAACACGGGCGTCGGCGACGCCGCACGCGACTCGAAGGTGATCGACGGCGCGATCCGCGACCTCACCCTCATCACGGGCCAGAAGCCGAAGGTGACCGCCGCTCGCAAGTCGATCGCGCAGTTCAAGCTGCGCGACGGCATGCCGATCGGTGCGCACGTGACGCTCCGCGGCGACCGCATGTGGGAGTTCCTCGACCGCCTGCTGACGCTCGCGCTGCCCCGCATCCGCGACTTCCGCGGCCTGAGCCCCGACCAGTTCGACGGCAACGGCAACTACACGTTCGGCCTCACGGAGCAGTCGGTGTTCCACGAGATCGACCAGGACAAGATCGACCGCGTCCGCGGCTTCGACATCACCGTCGTCACGACGGCGAAGTCGGACGACGAGGGTCGCGCGCTGCTCAAGGCGCTCGGCTTCCCCTTCAAGTCCTGA
- the rplD gene encoding 50S ribosomal protein L4, sunset domain variant produces MTTQVAIVDAEGKQAGSVELPASIFDVQTNVPLIHQVVVAQLAAARQGTHAVKGRGEVSGSGAKPFKQKGTGRARQGSVRMPQHRGGGIVHGPVPRDYAQRTPKKMIAAALRGALSDRARGGRLHLVESFAGETPKTRAVVEMLGALGVAKNVLVVLDRSEEIAFLSVRNLPEVHVLAWDQLNAYDVLVSDDVVFSKTAYEAFVAAKSGAPAVVSDEAPAGEEAVEVETAEEAPAAAAADFGPDSHAALADGSAPEGFEIKGNANSMKFHRPDGRWYEQTEAEVWFRTAEAAEAAGFTEAGKASKADKADKDN; encoded by the coding sequence ATGACCACCCAGGTCGCCATCGTCGACGCCGAGGGCAAGCAGGCCGGCTCGGTCGAGCTGCCCGCGAGCATCTTCGACGTCCAGACGAACGTTCCGCTGATCCACCAGGTCGTCGTCGCGCAGCTCGCTGCCGCCCGCCAGGGCACGCACGCCGTCAAGGGCCGCGGCGAGGTCTCCGGCTCCGGTGCGAAGCCGTTCAAGCAGAAGGGCACCGGCCGCGCCCGCCAGGGCTCGGTCCGCATGCCGCAGCACCGCGGCGGCGGCATCGTCCACGGCCCCGTGCCGCGCGACTACGCCCAGCGCACCCCCAAGAAGATGATCGCCGCCGCGCTCCGCGGCGCGCTCTCCGACCGCGCTCGCGGCGGCCGCCTGCACCTCGTCGAGTCGTTCGCGGGGGAGACCCCCAAGACCCGCGCCGTCGTCGAGATGCTCGGCGCGCTCGGCGTGGCGAAGAACGTGCTCGTCGTGCTCGACCGCTCCGAGGAGATCGCGTTCCTGTCGGTGCGCAACCTCCCCGAGGTGCACGTGCTCGCGTGGGACCAGCTCAACGCCTACGACGTGCTCGTGAGCGATGACGTCGTCTTCTCGAAGACCGCCTACGAGGCGTTCGTCGCCGCGAAGTCGGGCGCGCCCGCCGTCGTCTCCGACGAGGCCCCCGCGGGCGAGGAGGCCGTCGAGGTCGAGACCGCTGAGGAGGCGCCGGCCGCTGCCGCGGCCGACTTCGGCCCCGACTCGCACGCCGCGCTCGCCGACGGCTCGGCGCCCGAGGGCTTCGAGATCAAGGGCAACGCCAACTCCATGAAGTTCCACCGCCCCGACGGCCGCTGGTACGAGCAGACCGAGGCCGAGGTGTGGTTCCGCACCGCGGAGGCCGCCGAGGCCGCAGGCTTCACCGAGGCCGGCAAGGCCTCGAAGGCTGACAAGGCAGACAAGGACAACTGA
- the rplF gene encoding 50S ribosomal protein L6, whose protein sequence is MSRIGRLPIDIPSGVDITVNDGVVTVKGPKGELTIPVASPIEVEVVDGQVQVTRPDDERESRSLHGLTRTLIANDIVGVTEGYSKSLEVVGTGYRVQAKGTGLEFALGFSHPVSVEPPAGITFSVEGNNKVTVSGISKQAVGEVAANLRKLRKPEPYKGKGVRYAGEQIRRKAGKAGK, encoded by the coding sequence ATGTCACGAATCGGACGTCTCCCCATCGACATCCCGTCGGGTGTCGACATCACGGTGAACGACGGCGTCGTCACCGTCAAGGGCCCCAAGGGCGAGCTGACCATCCCCGTCGCCTCCCCGATCGAGGTCGAGGTCGTCGACGGCCAGGTGCAGGTCACCCGGCCCGACGACGAGCGCGAGTCGCGCTCGCTGCACGGCCTCACCCGCACGCTGATCGCCAACGACATCGTCGGCGTGACCGAGGGCTACTCCAAGTCGCTCGAGGTCGTCGGCACCGGCTACCGCGTGCAGGCGAAGGGCACGGGCCTCGAGTTCGCGCTCGGCTTCTCGCACCCCGTGAGCGTCGAGCCGCCCGCCGGCATCACGTTCTCGGTCGAGGGCAACAACAAGGTCACCGTCAGCGGCATCTCGAAGCAGGCCGTCGGCGAGGTGGCTGCGAACCTCCGCAAGCTGCGCAAGCCCGAGCCCTACAAGGGCAAGGGTGTGCGCTACGCGGGCGAGCAGATCCGCCGCAAGGCTGGAAAGGCTGGTAAGTGA
- the rpmC gene encoding 50S ribosomal protein L29, giving the protein MAIGSKELMPAELATMDDERLVVELKRAKEELFNLRFQSATGQLESHGRLRAVKRDIARLYTVIRERELGISASPAPVEKAADKKKSKKADEAPASDDQKAEDN; this is encoded by the coding sequence ATGGCGATCGGTTCCAAGGAGCTCATGCCCGCCGAGCTCGCCACCATGGACGACGAGCGTCTCGTCGTCGAGCTGAAGCGGGCCAAGGAGGAGCTGTTCAACCTGCGCTTCCAGTCGGCCACCGGCCAGCTGGAGTCGCACGGCCGCCTGCGTGCCGTCAAGCGCGACATCGCGCGGCTCTACACCGTGATCCGCGAGCGCGAGCTCGGCATCAGCGCCTCGCCGGCGCCGGTCGAGAAGGCCGCGGACAAGAAGAAGTCGAAGAAGGCCGACGAGGCCCCGGCGTCTGACGACCAGAAGGCTGAGGACAACTGA
- the rpsH gene encoding 30S ribosomal protein S8 translates to MTMTDPVADMLTRLRNANTAMHDEVTLPSSNLKASIAEILEREGFISAWKVEDARVGKTLTLSLKYGPNRERALAGLKRVSKPGLRVYARSTEIPQVHGGLGVAILSTSSGLLTDREAEQKGVGGEVLAYVW, encoded by the coding sequence ATGACGATGACCGATCCGGTCGCCGACATGCTGACGCGTCTGCGCAACGCCAACACGGCGATGCACGACGAGGTCACGCTGCCGTCGTCGAACCTCAAGGCGAGCATCGCCGAGATCCTCGAGCGCGAGGGCTTCATCTCGGCGTGGAAGGTCGAGGACGCCCGCGTCGGCAAGACGCTGACCCTCAGCCTCAAGTACGGCCCGAACCGCGAGCGCGCGCTCGCCGGCCTGAAGCGGGTCTCGAAGCCCGGTCTGCGCGTCTACGCGCGATCGACCGAGATCCCCCAGGTGCACGGCGGCCTCGGCGTCGCCATCCTGTCCACGAGCTCGGGGCTCCTCACGGACCGTGAGGCCGAGCAGAAGGGCGTCGGCGGGGAAGTCCTCGCCTACGTGTGGTGA
- the rplN gene encoding 50S ribosomal protein L14: protein MIQQESRLKVADNTGAKELLTIRVLGGSGRRYAGLGDTIVATVKDAIPGGNVKKGDVVKAVIVRTVKSTRRADGSYIKFDENAAVILKTDGDPRGTRIFGPVGRELRDKRFMKIVSLAPEVI, encoded by the coding sequence GTGATCCAGCAGGAATCCCGCCTCAAGGTCGCCGACAACACCGGCGCCAAGGAGCTCCTGACCATCCGCGTGCTCGGCGGCTCCGGCCGTCGGTACGCAGGCCTCGGCGACACCATCGTGGCAACGGTCAAGGACGCCATCCCCGGCGGCAACGTCAAGAAGGGCGATGTGGTCAAGGCCGTCATCGTCCGCACCGTGAAGTCGACGCGCCGCGCCGACGGCTCGTACATCAAGTTCGACGAGAACGCAGCGGTCATCCTGAAGACGGACGGCGACCCCCGCGGCACCCGCATCTTCGGGCCCGTCGGTCGCGAGCTCCGCGACAAGCGCTTCATGAAGATCGTCTCGCTCGCACCGGAGGTGATCTGA
- the rplO gene encoding 50S ribosomal protein L15 translates to MTDKNESAELPSLKVHHLRPAPGAKTARTRVGRGEASKGKTAGRGTKGTKARYQVRAGFEGGQLNSVMRAPKLRGFKNPFRTEYQVVNVGQLAELFPAGGEVTVADLVAKGAVRKNELVKVLAGGELSVALTVDVDKVSAAAEQKIVAAGGSVK, encoded by the coding sequence ATGACTGACAAGAACGAGTCGGCCGAGCTGCCGTCGCTCAAGGTGCACCACCTCCGGCCCGCGCCGGGCGCGAAGACCGCCCGCACGCGCGTGGGTCGCGGTGAGGCGTCGAAGGGCAAGACGGCCGGTCGAGGCACGAAGGGCACCAAGGCCCGCTACCAGGTGCGCGCCGGGTTCGAGGGCGGCCAGCTGAACAGCGTCATGCGCGCTCCCAAGCTGCGCGGCTTCAAGAACCCGTTCCGCACCGAGTACCAGGTCGTCAACGTGGGCCAGCTCGCCGAGCTGTTCCCCGCCGGCGGCGAGGTCACGGTGGCCGATCTGGTCGCCAAGGGCGCGGTGCGCAAGAACGAGCTGGTCAAGGTGCTCGCCGGCGGCGAGCTCTCGGTCGCGCTCACGGTGGACGTCGACAAGGTGTCGGCTGCCGCTGAGCAGAAGATCGTGGCCGCAGGCGGCTCGGTCAAGTAA